The nucleotide window ATAGACGAGGGTGAGCCACCAACCCACGGCCCCCAATGTGCGCGCAAGCTTCGTTCGCTAACACCTTTCAAGATGCTCGCCGGTACTTCAAGCAATCCGAGATCATTCTCTACCGCCAAGCCCCGGATGCCATACAGGCCCCAGAGGGTGGCATCCAGACTCTGCCGGCGCCCAGCGAGGCCaagatggccgccgcccaagccgccgccgctcaggGATGAGCTGCCTCTGAAAACGCCAAGCGATATCCTCTGTTCATAGTCACGTCCTGTTTTCTAGCATAGGGTTCGGCGTTTTTGGTATCATTGAGCTGGGCAAGTTCCTGCGTCGTTTAGTTCAAAGCTGTAGCGTAGACATTCTTTCTCTCTAAGAAAAAGAAACGTGCCAAATCGTCGTTACTCCATCATGATCCTGTGCCCGAGTTCCCAAGGTATCTGAACCGCCCTTCCCTCGTCGTCTAGCCTCTCCAAATGAGCTCTCCTTTGCGGTGATAATACAGTCAGTCCCCTTCATCCACTGATGCCTTCTTCATGCAATCTCCATGATATCGCCAGCCTCGAACCCAAACTGATTATTCTGGATCGCGGCAATCCGATCCAGCTCGTCCTGGTACTGCTTCCGGATGTCCGCCAACGACACCACCCTCCGTCTCGGGGCCTCCCCGTtgtgctcgacgccctcgtcgaagaTCCAAGCCTGTTTGGCATCCACGCAGCTGAGCGCGTTGATGAGCAGCAGGTAGTGCCTGGTGACCGGCGTGTCGAGCACGTCTTCGCCGTCAACCTtgtctccctcgcccgcgcgcctcaGCTTCTGGATCCGGTCCAGGATGACCGAGGCCGCGCCGCGGTAGTTGCTGCGCTTCATCCTCCACGCGTACAGCACTTGATGGTAAGGAAACCCGTTGATCACATCCATTGTGTTCCTACACCGCTGGGCGAGTATTGTATCCACATCCTGTTGCATCCCTGGGAACGGTAACGATACCAGCTCATGGCTGTGATAAGTCTCGCACATCTTGTCAACGAGCTTTCGCAAGCTGGAATGCTTGAGAGCCTCGTTCTTCATGGACAGCAGGCTGGTATGCGCCAACTCGAACTGCGAAGTGGCCAAGGCCGCATTAAACAGCCGACTGAGCATGTCTGCATGAGTAGACTCGTTGCCCTTACCGGCATTCAGGAACTGGACCGCAAGCCGGGCGAAATCAAGGACGTAGGCGTATGCTCGGTGTCCCTCAAAGAGCGCAACAATGTGGGAGTAGTACTTGGCCTGGCCGTTGTTGAGCAGGTTCCACTCTGTATCGTCAAGCAACCCGCAGCTGTGACGGTCTGACTGCACGTTCTCTGTGGCTGTACTAGGTTAGCTTCGTCTTTTATGACCGTTTGACCAAACATACCCATGCCAATGGCAGCTTTTCTGAAGTTGATCGCCGCCGACTCAAAGTCCCTGAGAACCAGCGACACTCGTCCTTGGATGTAGACGGAGAATGGGTTTTGGTCGCAAAAGGGCGCCAGGTTCAGAGCTAGGTCGGCCCTTTCTTGCTTGACAAGTGAACATTGAATCAGCGTCGGGGAAACCTCAATGTCGCTGTCTGGTGCGCAAAGGTTCGCAATGAGCTCGGTGATGCTGAACGACAGCGGCTCATTCCTAACATTGCCAAAACCGAGCAGATGTCCCACATTGGCTTCCAGCGCGGTAACAACCTGGgactcctcgccgcccttcttCGAGAGCACGGGCGCCGCTCCCTTCTCCGCCTTGAATAGCGGAACAGACAGTTCTGTTCGCGAGAGCCACTtcagcagctccagcctcCTCAGTGAGCTCACGAGCTCGCGATATACCGGTCCGATGCTGACCCGGTGGTGCAGAGCCTCTTCCTCCGTGTCGAATTCAAACTCCATGTGAACGAGGAGAATGAGTTGAGAGAAACACACTTTCCATTGGAGATCAATGTTGTCCTGAACACCTTTCatgacgagcttcttgccaAACTCGGTCAGCGGGTGTCGTAGGTGGCGTCGTTTCGcctctggcggcgcggcaatCAAATCCAGTACGGATCGGTAGAGATCATCAGTGACAACGCCAAAGTTGGTCCCCAGGGCGTCCACGACCTGTGCGCAGTCCTCGTCGGTAATGCCACGCCAGAAGCCAGCCTTGTCTGAAAAGTATTGGATGCGCTCCAGATCCGTCTTGGACGACTCCTCAAAGATTTCCTGCCGTAGCACCGCGGTGCAGAGCTGCACGTAGTTATCGGAGAATCCGTCCACGAATgccaaggcggcgccgaccagTGCCGCCTGGTCGACCTGGTCTTCGTCTGGCTTTGAAAGGTTATGATGTAGTCGTTCTAGGTTGCTGCACTCGGTGATCGCGGAAAGCAAATCTGTGCACACCACCCAAACCATGTCAGCCTCGGGATCGAGTGCCAGGCCGATGGCCTCGCCTCGTTGCCTGTCGAGCTCGATCAGAAGCCGGTAGAATCGTCGCCACTGAGTTTCGCTCGACGCCCGGAACTGCTCGTAGTCCATGGCACCCGAAGGACCGCGTTCCAGGGATGCCGTAGAGCCCAGAACGGAACAAATCGACTCGGCGAGGCCTCTGCCCTTGCTGCTGTCCTTGGGCTTGCCCAGTCCCCGCTCATAGATGGACAAGGCCGTCTCCAGTGTTGCTTTTGTGAACCGTCCGGGCTGCAAAATCGCTTGAAGCCACTTTTCTGTAACATCGGTCGAGTCGCATGGGCCCGACGTCTGAGCAGCAATGGTGGTTGTATCGGCATAGACGCCCTCCCATCCAGACTCCCAGGTGGGGCCCATGTTCTTCCTGTCGAGCTCCAGGCGTTGCACTCTGTACGTCATGTTGTTTTTCCAAAGAGTCCAGACGTTGACGGCGCCTTCCGTTGGGGACGCTAGGACGAAGTCGGCGAGCGTCCAAATATCCGAGGACGAAGGCGTTGGGGGCAGCAGAGTGTTCCTCGGGAACATGTCCTCGACCATGACAGTGTGCGCATCCTTGGCGATGATCTTCCAGAATTTGAACTCTCCCGGGCCGATTGGGGAATACGTGGCGCAGAACCGCTGACCGCGATGCCGTCCAACGACTTGGACCAGGTTTGCCTGAGAGGGATCGATCGACCACTTGCCCACTTCCTGCGGCGACCGGTCCACGTCCAGAAGGTCTCCCGTGTAAAGAATCTGCCCGTCGTTGACGTTCCAGATGCGCATTCGATGATCGAGGCAGACTGTGATTGCGAACAAGGTATCCTCGAGGCCGAAGGAAGTGACTTGCAGCGACGTTGCGGCACTGTATTCCATATTGACCTTGCCGTATCTGATGGTGTGCTTGCCCTGGAACGGTAGCAAGCTGCGAAGGTTCTGAGCCCAGCCTTGCACGTTGAAGAATGACTCCTTCCATAGTCCGCTAGATGCTGTGTCTGGTTTAGTCTCGCCACGTCTGTTGAGCTGCCTCATCAGGGATAACTCACTGTCGTCCGTCCGCGACTTGTCGAAACGAATCATGCCACCATCGTTGACTGTGGCGAGCAGGACATCCGCCGACACGGCCACGAGGCGGTGCGCCGTCTTGAAGCCCAAGCCGGCCGGGGACTGCACCTTGCCCAGCTCAGACAGAccggcgtcgacagccgTCTTCTTGCGGAACAGGTCGGGGCGCAGGGTGAACGTGTACAGCCGCGACGCCTGATCTAGGACGAACACGCACAGCGCGTCGTGCTCCTCCGGATCCGCAAACGCCACGCAGCCCTGCTGAATCGGCACAGCGAAGTGGAAATTCAACACCAGCGGCGCATCGGgggccttgtccttcttgcacacgtcggcggcgcggatgctCAGCAGCGTGCCGTCCTCGAGAACCCTCCACAGGAAGCTGCGGGGCGTGTCGTGCCATCTCCGGTGATATACCGAGGATGCGGACGCGAGGTTCTTGATCTTGAATGTCGTTTCATCTTCGGCAGACGACTCGAgtgccagctgctgctgctgtcgaccgccgccgcttttAGAGGGCACGCGGATCGTCACGACCGAGGCCGGCGCAGGAGGCTCGAGGTTCAAGCGGGTCTCTTTGAAGAGATATTGGGTTTCGCTCGAATCCATCTCGCCTCCATCAAGCGACCAAATATAGCGGAGGGAGAGTTTCGACGTCGGAttggagggcggcgcgagctGATGATTGAACACTGGCGGGCAGTTGGAGGCGCGTCTGGAGGCACAAAGGAAATTCGAGCATGGGGAAACTTGGAGGTCACAACTGCGCTAAACCCAATGTGGAAAACAGCTGGGTGTCACCACACCAGCACCCAAACGACGCAAAAAGTGCAGAGACAAATGAGGGAAACATTGAAACAGTGACAGCACCAAATGCACGCAAAGTCATCTGACATCAACAGATAAGACCTTATTTTGGCAACTGCCTCCCGGTGTCGATTGTCATGAGGCAGCTTCCTCGAGCTGGACATTATCTTGGGGACTACCATCAATGAGACGAGGAAGCAGCAGGAATCGCGAACAAGCTGAAGATTACTATTTGTGCGGAAATTCTAGACACTCAATTTCTTAAGCACATAAATGCAAACGCCATGATCCATGCGCGGCCCGGCTGGACAAGCCCGTCTTCGTTCCATCATTACCGTGTTTGCTCGTTGCTCGCGGCCCGAAACCTAATCCTTCTCCATGTCCTTTGGCGACGGATCTCCAATGCCATCCTCATTGATGGCAAACAGCGTGTCGCTCTCTGGCAAGCAGGGGCTGTCGTAGATCTTGGCAACACGTGTCTCGCCACGGCCCTTCTTCAAGCTGATACGGGTTGTACTGGCGTGGGCAATGATATTGCCGCCAATGGGCTTCTTCGGATCAGGGTTGAACATGGCGCTTGgtccgc belongs to Purpureocillium takamizusanense chromosome 1, complete sequence and includes:
- a CDS encoding uncharacterized protein (COG:S~EggNog:ENOG503NY82), giving the protein MDSSETQYLFKETRLNLEPPAPASVVTIRVPSKSGGGRQQQQLALESSAEDETTFKIKNLASASSVYHRRWHDTPRSFLWRVLEDGTLLSIRAADVCKKDKAPDAPLVLNFHFAVPIQQGCVAFADPEEHDALCVFVLDQASRLYTFTLRPDLFRKKTAVDAGLSELGKVQSPAGLGFKTAHRLVAVSADVLLATVNDGGMIRFDKSRTDDTSSGLWKESFFNVQGWAQNLRSLLPFQGKHTIRYGKVNMEYSAATSLQVTSFGLEDTLFAITVCLDHRMRIWNVNDGQILYTGDLLDVDRSPQEVGKWSIDPSQANLVQVVGRHRGQRFCATYSPIGPGEFKFWKIIAKDAHTVMVEDMFPRNTLLPPTPSSSDIWTLADFVLASPTEGAVNVWTLWKNNMTYRVQRLELDRKNMGPTWESGWEGVYADTTTIAAQTSGPCDSTDVTEKWLQAILQPGRFTKATLETALSIYERGLGKPKDSSKGRGLAESICSVLGSTASLERGPSGAMDYEQFRASSETQWRRFYRLLIELDRQRGEAIGLALDPEADMVWVVCTDLLSAITECSNLERLHHNLSKPDEDQVDQAALVGAALAFVDGFSDNYVQLCTAVLRQEIFEESSKTDLERIQYFSDKAGFWRGITDEDCAQVVDALGTNFGVVTDDLYRSVLDLIAAPPEAKRRHLRHPLTEFGKKLVMKGVQDNIDLQWKVCFSQLILLVHMEFEFDTEEEALHHRVSIGPVYRELVSSLRRLELLKWLSRTELSVPLFKAEKGAAPVLSKKGGEESQVVTALEANVGHLLGFGNVRNEPLSFSITELIANLCAPDSDIEVSPTLIQCSLVKQERADLALNLAPFCDQNPFSVYIQGRVSLVLRDFESAAINFRKAAIGMATENVQSDRHSCGLLDDTEWNLLNNGQAKYYSHIVALFEGHRAYAYVLDFARLAVQFLNAGKGNESTHADMLSRLFNAALATSQFELAHTSLLSMKNEALKHSSLRKLVDKMCETYHSHELVSLPFPGMQQDVDTILAQRCRNTMDVINGFPYHQVLYAWRMKRSNYRGAASVILDRIQKLRRAGEGDKVDGEDVLDTPVTRHYLLLINALSCVDAKQAWIFDEGVEHNGEAPRRRVVSLADIRKQYQDELDRIAAIQNNQFGFEAGDIMEIA